The Methanococcus voltae PS genomic interval TATTGAGTTATAACTCTCCATATATACTATTTTTTTAATTTATTAAGTCTTTAAAATGATAATATTGTACATTAAATTGTGATGTAAAAATATTAAATAGAAAGCTATTTAATCCATAAATTAAATAAATTTGTACTATTAAATAGTTAAATATTTACATTTTTAAACATTGTTGGTGAAAAAATGGTAGACGTTATAAACCAGAAAAATCCCATTTTAGCAGGTATTTTGTCCTTTTTAATTGTTGGTGCAGGTCAAATGTACAACGGCCAGATTAAAAAAGGTATATTGTTACTTATAGCTGGTTTAATCTCAGGATTTTTATTGTTCTTCTTAATTGGATTTATATTATTACCTATTGTTTACATATATGCGATTTACGACGCTTACACTACTGCAGATAAAATAAATAAAGGCGAAATATTTATTAATTAAATTTATATTTTTTTATTTTTTAATATTTTTTATTACCCATACTACAAATTTCTATATATAGTTTAACGACAATAGCATTATACAATATTATTTCTTTAAAAATTTTTAAAACATTTAAAACATTTAAAACATTTAAATTTTATTTTTATCGTAGTAATATTTATATAATAGTTAATCAATATTAGATTTGCTCCATGTTAAGACTGAGAAGTCATATAACAATTACAGGAGGCTACACAATGGACAGTGTAAAAATAATAAACGCAGTGAAGGAGGCTCGAAATTCAGCAAAGCCGCGAAACTTCACACAGTCTGTTGACCTTATCATAAACCTTAAAGAGCTTGATTTGTCAAGACCTGAAAACAGGATGAAACAACAAATCGTTCTCCCAAGTGGTTTAGGAAAAGAAATCAACATTGCTGTGATTGCTAAAGGAGATTTAGCTGCTCAAGCTGAAAGCATGGGCCTCACTGTAATAAGACAGGAAGAATTAGAAGAATTAGGAAAAAATAAAAAGCAAGCTAAGAAATTAGCTAACGCAAACCAGTTCTTTATTGCACAAGCTGATATGATGCCTATCGTAGGTAAATCATTAGGTGCCGTTTTAGGTCCTAGAGGTAAAATGCCACAACCTGTTCCTGCTAATGCAAACCTTAAACCTTTGGTTGAAAGATTTGGTAAAACCATTAGCATTAACACAAGGGATAAAGCATTTTTCCAGGTTTACGTAGGTAAAGAATCAATGAGTGATGAAGAACTTGCAGCAAATATTGAAGCAGTATTAAATACTGTTGCTAGAAAGTATGAAAAAGGACTTTATCACGTTAAAAACGCATTTACAAAACTTACAATGGGTGCTTCTGCGCCTATAGAAAAGTAGAGGGGTTGAGATTATGAGTGAAGTAAAATTTGAACATAAGATTGCCTCTTGGAAAGTAGATGAAGTTAACTCATTGAAAGAATTACTTAAAAGTGGTAATGTAATTGCTCTTATCGATATGATGGAAGTTCCTTCAGTTCAACTTCAAGAAATTAGAGACACAATCAGAGACTCAATGACTTTGAAAATGTCAAGAAATACGTTAATGAAAAGAGCGATTGAAGAAGTCGCTGAGGAAACAGGTAATCCTTCATTCACAAAATTAATTGATTGTATGGAAAAAGGTGCTGCACTTATTGCAACCGAAATGAACCCATTCAAACTCTACAAGACTCTTAACGAGAGCAAAAGCCCTGCGCCAATTAAAGCTGGAGCTACTGCACCTTGTGATATTGAAATTAAAGCTGGTTCAACAGGTATGCCACCAGGACCATTTTTAAGTGAATTGAAAGCTGTAGGTTTACCTGCTGCAATCGAAAAAGGTAAAATTGGTATCAAAGAAGATACAATCGTTGCTAAAGAAGGAGATGTAGTATCCGCTAAATTAGCCGTGGTATTATCAAAATTAGATATTAAACCTATGGAAGTAGGTTTAAATGTATTAGGCGTTTACGAAGATGGAATTGTATACGACCCTGAAATATTAAAAATTGATGAGGATGAATTCCTCGCTAAATTACAAAGTGCTTACACTGGTGCATTTAACTTATCCGTTAATGCAGTTATTCCAACATCAGCTACAATTGAAACAATCGTACAAAAAGCATTCTCCAATGCTAAGGCTGTATCAATTGAAGGCGCATTCTTAACATCAGAAACCTCAGACGCTATATTAGGAAAAGCTACCGCTCAAATGTTAGCAGTTGCTAAATTAGCTGGTGAAGATGCTTTAGATGATGAATTAAAAGGAATGGTAAGTGGTTCAGAAGTAGAATCAGCTCCTGCAGCTGAAGAAGCTCCTGCAGCTGAAGAAGAGAAGAAAGAAGAAGCTCCTGCATCAGTAGGTATGGGATTATTATTCTAAAATCTTCAATTTTTTAGTATATCATATGAATAAATTTAATATATTTGATTATAGAAATATAATTATAGGAAAAATAACGATTTAAAAAAAATCTAAGGTATATATTGAAAAAATATATATACTTCAATAGATTATCTGAAAACTAATAATTATAAAAACACAAAACTAAGTAAATTATTAGTATTTGAGGTGTACTTTATGGAATACATATACGCAGCTTTATTATTAAACTCAGCAGATAAAGAAATCACAGAAGATGCAGTTAAAGCAGTTTTAACCGCTGCTGGTGTAGAAGCAGACGATGCAAGAGTTAAAGCATTAGTTGCTGCTTTAGAAGGAGTAGACATTGAAGAAGCTATTGCAAAAGCAGCAGCAGCTCCTGTTGCAGTTGCAGCAGCTCCTGCAGCAGCTGAAGCTCCTAAAGAAGAGAAAAAAGAAGAGAAAAAAGAAGACAACGGTGCTGCAGCAGCAGCTGGTTTAGGCGCTTTATTCGGATAATTAAATTAAATCCGAATACTCTTATTCTTTTTAATAAATCATATGATAAAACTTGTTAATTTGGAACATTTAATATTATTAAACTATTTTTTATATCATCTTACAGATTATAATTATATATATTAATATAAAAATATATTTATAAATTTAAATATAGTTATATATCACATATTTAGTAACTATTTTCTGCATATTTAATAGAATATAATAGAATAGGGTGTAATATAATATAATATAATTGGGACTTATATTTAATAAATTATAAAAAGTATATAAATACCTTTATATACTATATAAATAAAACTTATATTATATGTAATATAGGTGAGAGCTATGGAACCTGAAATAAAAATTGTTAATGTGGTAGTTTCAACACAGATAGGAACAGATATAGACTTAGAATATGCTGCAGATGTTTTAGACAACGCAGAATATGAGCCAGAGCAATTCCCGGGTTTAGTTTGTAGATTAAGCGACCCAAAAGTTGCATTATTA includes:
- a CDS encoding DUF4870 domain-containing protein yields the protein MVDVINQKNPILAGILSFLIVGAGQMYNGQIKKGILLLIAGLISGFLLFFLIGFILLPIVYIYAIYDAYTTADKINKGEIFIN
- a CDS encoding 50S ribosomal protein L1 — protein: MDSVKIINAVKEARNSAKPRNFTQSVDLIINLKELDLSRPENRMKQQIVLPSGLGKEINIAVIAKGDLAAQAESMGLTVIRQEELEELGKNKKQAKKLANANQFFIAQADMMPIVGKSLGAVLGPRGKMPQPVPANANLKPLVERFGKTISINTRDKAFFQVYVGKESMSDEELAANIEAVLNTVARKYEKGLYHVKNAFTKLTMGASAPIEK
- a CDS encoding 50S ribosomal protein L10, with the protein product MSEVKFEHKIASWKVDEVNSLKELLKSGNVIALIDMMEVPSVQLQEIRDTIRDSMTLKMSRNTLMKRAIEEVAEETGNPSFTKLIDCMEKGAALIATEMNPFKLYKTLNESKSPAPIKAGATAPCDIEIKAGSTGMPPGPFLSELKAVGLPAAIEKGKIGIKEDTIVAKEGDVVSAKLAVVLSKLDIKPMEVGLNVLGVYEDGIVYDPEILKIDEDEFLAKLQSAYTGAFNLSVNAVIPTSATIETIVQKAFSNAKAVSIEGAFLTSETSDAILGKATAQMLAVAKLAGEDALDDELKGMVSGSEVESAPAAEEAPAAEEEKKEEAPASVGMGLLF
- the rpl12p gene encoding 50S ribosomal protein P1, whose amino-acid sequence is MEYIYAALLLNSADKEITEDAVKAVLTAAGVEADDARVKALVAALEGVDIEEAIAKAAAAPVAVAAAPAAAEAPKEEKKEEKKEDNGAAAAAGLGALFG